A region of the Montipora foliosa isolate CH-2021 chromosome 8, ASM3666993v2, whole genome shotgun sequence genome:
GCGATCTGGAATGATTCTCTTAATACGTAGGGCGACAAAATCGCAAACTTAACGCCACAACAAAGACTACATATAAGCACAGTAGACTAATAGAATACATGACTTGATTATTTTGATAATATTTACATATCCTAACGTTAATTTATGTAAGtccttttattttctcgtgTTTATTGGCTTCGCAGAATTTCGAATTATGGAGTTCGGCACTAAACATCTTGTCGCCCCTTTCTAAACCTAAGCCCACAGACTATTGTCcatcaagaaagaaagaaaccagTGAAGAAAGATCTGACCTCGTTATCAGTCTAAATACTTACCTTAAAAATCTCCACGACAaaaggggtgcttaccatttagccaaataatccggatggaatgatcgttgcgtaaaggtaagcgattttccgaatttaatgaccaaccggatgagaatggcgcttaccatttactacacagcattccatcccgcatattttactcgatcttgtgagaaagggcctggaaacggaaagattctcgcaaatggtaagagcatttcgcgaattccgttccggacggaaaaagaggactacctctggaggttgtccacaatttccgaaaagattttccggaaaattgcctttccatttgacctcaaaccgaaatttccggattttttggctaaatggtaagcacccaaggaaaaaaaaacatggaggAAAGACAAGAAGGAGACTGGGTGGGAGCCGTGCCAATCCTTTCTGGTCGTTACTGTTTGTTGGGGGCTTGAGATTACCTCACTATAATATATTTGTAAAATGGCGGCTGAATCGGACAAATGTTGGATTTTActcatttcattaattttctcGCAATCTACTGGCGTTCATGGCTGGGACTCTATTGACCTTGAATTATTTGACATTGTGGAAGAAGTCAAGGATAATTTCTATAACATTCTAGGGTTAAAACAAGTAagtttctttaaatttattgttgCGATTTTCGATTAGAGCTTTCAAACAATGGCTTTTTACAGGAAAATCTGCTAAGAGAGAATCAAGGGTCTTAATCGGAGTGGTCAGTTTTATTTAGTCACGTAAGGTTTTATCTATGCCATAAGGGGACATTTTCTTCTGAGTGGTACCCAGCAAACACATAGACAGGGCAATACGAATCGTGGGTTCACAGAGGTAGAGGTCCTATTGAATTGATTCTACGAGTGTTTTAGTTCCCGGAAGAAAACACTCCCGTccagataataataaaaaaaaaaatatatatatatatatatatatagacatatatatatatatggttttTGTGGTCTGTCCCAAGGCCCCATTGCAGTTTTTGTGGTTTATCTCTGAACCCTGTCTCTCACAATCTGTCCCATCTTTTCAGGGCACTGTGCAAAATGTCCAGTCCCTTTCATCTGTTATCCCTCTTGGTTCACTCAAGGCCACATGGCCGAGTGGTGGTTGTGCAAGCTTGAGAATTCAGAGGCCCTGATTTTCAAGTTCCTCATTGGCTACTCGTTTGAGTTCTGATGATATCCTGTTTCAACACCCCCCCCCCATCCTCTCTTTGATGGCTATAAATAGCCATTTATTTTGTCTCAACCTCATTCTACTACAGTTGAAATTCTTATAGTACAATTTTTTTATgttcaaggctgttgcctaacaggagcccggtagcctggggctcccaaagaatagctctgggctccttaatttttcacagcaacacctttcacttcatatgttgggctcctaagttctcagcgtttagctctgagggcccctttaaaattttcttaggcagcagccttgatgtTTGTATTATCCTTGGCATTTGCCTAGAAAAATCCTTCAAAAGATGTTACCAATTGAGTATGAAGGCCTTATAATCAGTTCTGTGGTTTCTAGTATCCCCCTTATGGACTGTCACCTTGCTCTCCTTGTTACCCTGCAGTGGAGGTGTGTTCGTGCAGCCTGACCTTTAACCCTTAAAGGCCTGAGGCAGGGTCCGAAATTCTGTGGGTGCCAACTGGCAACTAAATAAAAACTTTAGGTCGCCAGATGGCAAATTGTGGTTGGCAAAAATTTTCGCCTTTTCTTGTCGCCTGAAAAACGCATGTTTTGGACATGCAGCAACTGCGCAGTCTTTTTGTGTATGTGTCAAGCATTATTTTCCACGTTCATTTTAATGGACTAACTCttggagagaaaatgtatcCAACCTCAAATGCAAATGTAGAAATCCATCTGCACCTTAgttcatttcaaatttcaaaaccttCTTTTCTCCATTATGACAGCCATGGAAACACGAGTCACGTTGTGTTGCACACAAGCCACCATGTTTTTCGCGCCAAGCTATAAGTGTGTTACACTTATTTTAGTGTGTTTCCTCACACCAGTGTCTTGAACCTCTTTTCTGAGTCGTTGTTTTTTTGGCCGGCAAAACATATTATTTTTAAGAGAAACCGCAAAAAAGTGTGGCGGCCTGCAACGTTATGGAGGTAGTTAACAGGAAAACtaaattcatttttatttcaaaaacattgGCAGGAGAAAAAATAAGACACTTGTTGGCAAACGGCTCTGGACTTTGTTGTCAAAGTAAAAGTTAACAATAGTAATGCAAATAGCAGTGCAATAGTAGGTCACCTGCTAGCGACCAGTTTGTGAAATTCTGGTGgccagtactcaatttttagTCACATTGGCGACCAGGAAGGCACAATTTTCAACCCTGTGAGGGGGCCCTGCATTGACTTgcaaaatcatctggtgttagagtaGAATCTATTACAGACCACTGAAAGTTAAAGGTTAAGGGAACTAGCAGCAGCCCCCTTAACCCAACCTTAGTGGGGGTTCCCtccaataaccaaaatttcCTATTCATCAACTCTGGGTTAATCACTTCACAGGATGCCAGCCCAGCAGACATCAGAAGAGCATATCGCAAACTTTCTCTTCAGCTGCACCCTGATAAAAACAAGGAGCCTGATGCAGAGATGAAATTTAGACAGGTATAGTCCAAAATGTTCGCAGTGGAATAATTTTGGTGGAGGTGGGAATGTCAAGGACAaagaaactaataataataatgataataataataataataataataataataataataataattataataattataataataataataataataataataataataataataataataatggaactttattttcacacggtaatgtttaaagctgaaaaacatgtggggtcgtgcacaaatgaaatcaaatcaacttaatttacatatcaaatcatattggttttgagcagaggggaaaactggagtcctgggagaaaaacctctcagagcagagtagagaaccaacaaactcaacctacacaTTACACTGcatctgggaatcaaacccgtgccacattggtgggaggcaactactctcaccactgcgccatccctgttcCCCCCCACTAATAGGAAGTAGAGTTAgtatgttaacccattgactcctaaactgCCTCCGTTGATGagtaaatcgtctggcattagacagagtaaaatctgttaagtgtGACTCcgtggagtcaatgggttaagagaaGTGAGGGTCGCTCTCACGAAGAGTTTTAGTTCATAAGTCCTTTTTTAGCAGTAAGTGTGAATTTTATTTATCATAATGGCTCCTCACAACTTAAACTTGTACTATTTATGGAAGAGGTTGAGTGTTTCAGAAAAGGCTCGTTTTTGGGCTGGCAGCAGGTTCTTCAGAAGAGTCCTGACTTTAGAATGCATCAACAATGTCACAGAAAAATGATACGTTTGACTTTGTAAgtaatttggaaaatttccttCAATGTTGCTTGTCGTCATAGCCCTTACTTTTTCATATATGTGGCACTTcaaaacccttttttaaaattcatattGTAACTTTCATCCCCACTGCAAACTCTTGTTTACATTCCCAGCTTGTTGCAGTGTCAGAGGTTCTTAAAGATGAAGAGAAGAGAAAAAGGTATAATTTTGAGTCTTGTGTAATTTAGGTTGAGATAATTATATATGCAGCGACTGTGTAGGGGCGGATGTAGGGGAGGGGTGCACTGAGATGACTTGTGGGTTTCAAAATTAAGTAGTATTGTACAAAAATAAGCCTTCATCTTTGTTGTTCGCTTTGAAAATCTGTTTATGTCGCGTGTCAGTTAAGTCATTTCTTAGGGGTGCACCCCATTCTTacaaaaatcctggatccacccctgctGTGAATTAATTGTCGGCCTGGTTCAGTCTTGTAACAACAGCAGTACAAAACAGTGAAATATTATAACAACAACTGAAACAACAACGTTATTGTTTTGTCGCTAATCGATCTGTGCAGCTGTCTTGTTGATTTAGGTTCACTATATGAAAGTATTATGAAACGTTTTGATTCTCTTTCTCTGatttaaaaaagttaataagtACACAATACAAAAAAGCGAGATAACAAACAAGGCTAAATCTGTGATTGTTTTTTCGCAGTGATTCAATTATCCTGTATCATAGTTAGTAATTGCCTGTATACTGTAATTAACTGAAACTGATAGGAATGATTGATGGTTACTCTGAGAATCATTATGACAGTTACGACAACAACGATGATTGCAGTGacactgatgatgatgatgatgatgatgatgatattactGTAGCAGATGATATACGAGTTGGTAATGATGGCTGAGACATGATGCCAAATCTACGAACCCAATTCAGGGTACCGTGAGCTGTTTTGACGCCAAAAACTTGCTCCGTCTCATTATGAGCATTTgttataaagaatactaatttCTATGGACTTACATAGACAAGTGCATTTATGAAATTTATTTCTCTgggtatttttgttgtcacttgtttttccttccttttttttgcaGATACGACATTATTTTGCGTGATGGCCTTCCTGACTGGCGACAACCGGTGTTTTATTACCGGCGAGTACGCAAGATGGGGCTGATAGAGTTTATGCTTCTTATCTTCCTCATACTAACAATAGGTCACTACATTGTGGCATGGTCCATATACTTGGAAAAGAAATTTGAACTGGTAGGGATTTATTCAGTGAAATACTCGTGCAAACATAGATGATGACGTTTTATGATAAGTCATCCAGTTATGTGAGACTGTTGTGAAAACAGCTACGATTGGCAGGAATTATTATGTTCACTAAAGCGATAGGAAAGTCTCAGATGTTTCATATCAAGTTAAAACACAGGGGTGACAGGTCTTCGATTGGCAATCTGGTCCTATAttaaacatcatcatcatcaagtcACAtcatctgtaaaaaaaaaagaaaagaaaaaaaaaagtatttggAACTTTAGTTATTAAAAATGATCCAAAACTAAAACCAAACATATTGAAAACTTATTAAAACTACTTAAATTACTTCAATCACTTTCATAATTGAATTCACAAAAATCTTAGAAAGTAAAGGTAACCATCTCGTTTTGGAGACCTTTTCCATACTTCCCAGGTTCCCCTGGTTCTCTTGTCTGCCTTGAAAATATTAATGCCGTATCAGCGTATGGGATTCTAAGCTGTTATAACGGAGGTGATGTTAGATGTTAACTGAACcccggtgaatgaaatgaagagatgtaTTATCGCGATGGTGACTcagggatactcggaaaaaaatgcGAGTGCTTCCTCGCAGGAGTCGAACTTACgatcttccgattactagttcgtaTGCCATAGGAGACTCATGGGTGCtaggactcggggatactcCGAGAAAAAATCCGAGTTCTTCCGTCTTTGTATGAGTCGAACCAACTCGTGACCTTCTGCTTACTAGTTCGGATGTTATAGGAGACTAGTGGGAGCTTGGACTCGGGGACactcggaaaaaatccaagTGGTCCTTCGTACGGGTCGAACTAACGACCTAGTGATTACTAGTTAGGATGCTATAGGAGTCTCGCAGGGGATAGGACTCGGGGATAATCGGAAATAATCCGAAGGCTCCTTCGCAGGAGTCGAACTAAGGACCTTTCAAAATTACAAGTCCGGATGCTCTACCATTGAGCTATTGGAGACTCGTAGGAGCAAGGTCATTACAACTCGTTATTTTATTCGCCAGGGTTAACATCCAACATCGTTACAATGGAGGGAAATTGGATGCACTGTGTAAGTTTGGCACCCTTAGCCAAAAATGCTTAGCCCGTGTAATCAATTTGCTGGCAAATGATTCATCAACCTGTAGGCTCTACTTTGTAGTGTAGGGCAATTAGcacaattattcttttctcaAGAAAGATACATACTCCCTAATGTTGTGTGGACCTCTATACCGTGATCAATGCCTGTTGCCTTTTCATCTTTCTACCCTACAGGAGGAACTCTTGTTTTCTAAGAAAAAACGAGAGGATAAGAAGCGGAACAAAAACAAGCTGAAAGCGAAGCTTTGCGATGAAGATATTCCTGATTTAGCTGATATGCTGGGTAAGAAATTGTTGATGTGGAGAGACtctaaaattcaaaacactttgtttcGGCGAGACAAACGATTTTTCTATTTAGAAATGGTTGTAATAATTGGTTCGGAAGCGTGAGATCGAAAAATCGATATTTCGGAGAAGTATTTGCTCATTTTACGAAGGGGGCGtgcattagggagcttaagcacgctaAGATTTGGAGCCACGGACAGACACCGGAAGTCAACATTTCGGAAGACAAGACAGTGGTCTCTCTTTCATATTTTAAGTAATCTTCTCTGAGggtgaaaaaatatttagcaGAATAAAGATGGACTTTAtagtgtcaagacaagttaaaaaggaaagcagCTAACTTCCGGTTGCAGTCCGTGGCTGTAAAACGTCGCGTGCCCAAGCTCCCTCCCAGTTCCCTCCAAGAGGCTTTGTCTATATATGgatttgtggcgttctcgttttGTCAGTCACCATCCTTGTTTCGTGAACATGGGCCTTAATAACACGGCAACAATGTTGAGCCCTGAGGGAATTTTGTTTTGGCCCACCGAAACTCGTTGCCAAACTTTTTAACTCGGGGTTCGGGGTACAAAATCTATTGTGTATGGCCGATATGGCCGCCACACTAATAAGGCCCGTTGGAAGCTTTTTTCTGTTCCGCTATGACATCATACTGATAAAGTGACTCTGGCTACCTTACAAATTATTCgccccctgaacctcgactcttttctttgtttcgcgTAGAAAGCCAAACTAACCTGTGGGCCTAAATGGCCTCTTTCACGGCGGTGGTCAATTGAGTATTATTATGTTTGTTTTCCGTTGTAGTCCAAGAGGTCGGCGTTTCCAAGCCTACGTTGTTTGATTTGCTACCTTTTCAAGTAGTTAACATGTTGGTCAAGTTTTGTAAATCGCTTCCAGAGCTATATCAAGCGCTGCTAGATTATTGGAGGGAGAgaatgaaagaaaaagttgaaaataatgaaGACGACGATGAGGATGAACCAGAAGGTATGTTCCAGCACTGCGCTTGCTCCGCGAAGAGCCTCGGCTTTTGAAATGAATAAGATTGTCTACTCATACTTGGCCGGACTCTTGGAAGAGGGCAAATGTTAACCCTCTCCCCAAAGTAGATATGCCTTTAGAGGACTCAGATTACCGTGGCATTAATGTTACTCCTGTTATTGCGCGGTTTGAGAAGGTCGTGTATCGTACACAAGCACAGTCAGTCATTGAGAACAATCTGAGCCACACTCAATTTGCATATAGACAGGCGGGTAATTGCACTAATGCTTTGCTCGCTATCCAGCACCAGACATATAAGTATTTAGACAGTAGTGACTGCAGCGCAGTGCGAATTTTTACTATGGACTTTAGTAAGGCCTTCGATTTTGTGAACCATACTATTTTGTCTGTCAAACTGAAACAGCTACCCCTAAATCCGTACATTATCAATTGGTATCACAGTTTCCTCTATCAAAGATAACAACGTGTTGTTAGCTATAATTTTTTAGGACAGTGGAAATCTGTCAACAGAGGAACCACACAAGGTAGCGTAAGCGGACCGTATCTTTTTAACATATTCTTGAATGACCTCGAGATTTTCCTTAATGGCTGCCCTGTTCTTTTTAAATACGCCGATGATTCTACTATAGTTTCGCCTATAACTAAGAACCTCGACCCTTCTGCCGACTTAGTAGGACAGTTCCTAACCTGGTGCAAAGACAACAAAATGGTCTGCAACCCTTATAAATGTAAAGAGTTGGTTGTTAGAAAGAAAAATCACAATGTACTCTACTCTCCAATTAACAACATCCCTCAATGTAATAGCTTCGCTTTACTAGGAGTAACTTTACAGAGTGACGGGAAATTTAATGAGCATGTTAGAACTAAGCTTGTTAAAGCAAATAAGTGTTTACATGTCCTACGAACATTAAGAAAAGAACACTACTCTCAGGCAGAGATAGATCACctttttatttccattgttttaccGAATTTTAATTATGCTCTTGCAGTCTATGGGGCATCGGAGTCCGACCTTACAGTTGTACAAAATTTTTTAGACCGATGCCATAAACgccgtttcatttcatttccagtTTCTATCAAGAACCTATTAATTAAATAAGATcgaaacattttaaagaaattaagATCAACGGATTGCCACCCACTGAAACACATCACTCCTGTCCAGAAGACTTATGTACATAATCTTAGGAAAAAAGGCTGCGCACGCCCGAAAATTAATACAGAGCGTTTTATGAACACGTTTGTTAATAGGTTGATTTTTAAGCTGCATTTACTGTAATGatataatatttttaaacaattttatataattattgtgaCATAAGATATGTAGTTTTATCTTGTGATGAAATAAAgactcttattattattattattattattattattattattattattattattattattattattattgggatTATAGGTTTAGAGGTACGGTTTTATTGGAGCAGTGTCTGGGATACTAGGGGACTTCaccaacgacgacggcaacgggaaCGTCGTCTCacaatataaattcgcgttattgccATCACTTCGTACCTTTTTCAACCTTTTAATTTGAcgagggtgtggtagttcctcaaaaatgacactggtcggaacggcgcgtAAATGagaatttatcctcaagtgctgacgtccttcataaaacctcaaatttggccatttcacgttgttttttaACAGACGACGGCAAATAAATgggcaaaagtgaaaaacgcacgtgcctGGCGtggaaagcttttttttttcccacgaaataTGCATAGTTGTTCTCGTttccgtcgccgttgtcgttgccgaAGTTCCTAGCCACGGACAGCGGCCGGAAGTGAACTGAGtttttttcacgtgacgtcacggcggccatgttggtgaacctAACTAATCCtcttgagctctattatcatgcaaacgagctctattatcatgcatcATCATTCGGTGGAAAAGCAAGGTTACTGGTCACGTAAgtaaaaacactctatagcgGTAGACGATAggaagtttaaaaatctgggagagacGCACTGTCCTGGCATGTCAAACGTTCAGTTCCGGTTTCCGTCCGTTGCTCAAAATGTTAGGTGAACACTGGCGCTTATCACCAGCCTTTCTAGACAAGGGtttgggacacttcatgacgtTTGTCACACGTAGCGTGCAACTCACTAGCGTGCAATCCTTGAGTTGCCTGATTTGAATAAGTATGTTAACTTTTAGAGCAGACAGCGAGACCTCGAAGGAGACAGAGAGTCAATGTTCCTCAGGACGATGAGGATGATCCCAGCTGGGAAGGTGCACCGGTTCCAAATGTCATAAACGTTAACTCGGATAACTTTAAGCAGACGTGTACTGTAGAGAAGGTCAGTATTGAAGGGTAACAAAGTTTTCCATGAGAATTGACTGTTTCAACCGTAACCAATTTTTATTCTTCTTATTACAgtctgtatttttttaaatttgaattttaCCACCCAGGTGAAACGTTTCACACAATAGAGGAAGCTCTAATTCCGGGTATTGTGCCATTTATAAGGCCAAACCGGGAAACCCTTACCCTACTCTTTGCGGGTGGTTTACAAAATCTCGGCTTTTAGTTTTTTTGTATCGCTTTCGATGCATTTTATAGTTTTGGACATATATTTATATGTTTTGCAACATGTTTTACCGCTGATATAATTTTGTCAAGTGCATTCGCGCTATAAACACGTATCCAAACGTTTTCGTAAacgaattgaaaaaaaaaaaaaacggtagtTTTGGCTGGAGCTTGTGCTCAACTTAATAAATACTGCTGGGAAAAGGCAAAAAATATTACCTCTGCTTTACATGTCACCTCTAGCCTTGCTGTGGTCggccaggttactaagcacCCAATTGTAAACTGTCTGTTGGCTATGAATACATGCATATTAGAATCGGAAGAATTTCCGCAATTCAAAACTGCTTGTTTCAAACTGATTATGGCTTGTCCGTCCACTGAAAATTGCCTCCTTGGCTTTCAATAATTGGGGctagaaattttaaatttttaatccGAAAATTTAATGGAGCCTATATCAAACCACTGGTCCATGCAACCAAAGGAGGTTTTTTTCATTGTCCAGTTACCTCAATCCTTCTTTCAATTTTGGTTTTTAGTCAGGTGAGTGGACAGATCTTGATCAATCTCTTCTAGTACGAGCGATGGCCAAATTTCCCGGTGGAACCCCGAATCGTTGGGAGAAGATAGCAGTGGAGATTGGACGATCAGTCGACGAGGTTTGTGGCGTTTTCCCTTATTACGCTAAAAAAATAGTGTGAAATCTTTCCTTCCAATTAATcgtaaaaattacaatttctgagaaaacaaggagagccaagttatgaaagaaagggaaaatttagGAATCTGtgcactgtttctatggtgattgaaactaaggttgtgattggttgatttaaacttcaaccttgaatgtgattggcttattgaactgtccgataacaaacTGTCCAATAACAAACTATCCGATAACAAACTGTACGATcacaacttggcaagtgaattagtggaaaatgggagttttttgaaccaatcacaatcgaggaaattgtaatttttatgattactGATGTTAATTTGTCTTCCGTATTGTAGGTTACGAAACAGATGAAGAAAACTAAGCAGTCTTATGGAGCTCCTGTCCATTCCTCAAACACAGGTACTCGTCGGATAAATTTAAGACTCTGGTCATGAAAATTGCGCGTTTCACTCTTGGGCAAAATGATTAGTGGCTAAAAGCATGTTTTATGTGCCTTTAATCTAAAGGTAGTCTGAACTATTTTTATTGTATACTCGACAGATTATCGCGATTctaattggtcaatgacgaatacTGAAAAGGTTTTAGattgcaatacggaagttgctatggaaacataACCCTGGAGTAACAGGCCttatgcatgatgacgtcatgctcaaaaattcaccaccaagccttgTTTGCAcgaaattattcacatcatctggaCATAAAATACTCTTTGCacgtgggttttctttacaagtttgttcCTTTGGGATTTATCtcaagctaaaatttacaagtttgattttttaATTCGAGGCTTGGGATAAGATCAtctagtcagacgtcatcacgcataagggctattCGTTGAGTAtataagaaattaaaaaaatggcgatttatggtcactcgtgatgttttgaaagctctcAGATTGAACTCGCGTTCATACGGTTTCCGAGAGATATTTCGTTAGTATTTCTATTGATATAATCAATTGGGCAATAACATAACATTAGGaggaaaatggaaaagaaaaacaaacaaacaatggcAACAAGACATTATGCCTGAATAACACACTTTCGTGTgtcagaaaaaaagaagaagaagaagcaacaTGTGCAGACGGATTATTAATCACTTGTTGTCttccaaagttcactcagccTTCCATCTATTTatggtcggtaaaatgagtaccagtatcACTAGGGACAAGTTGTGCATGCAACGAGATTGGAGAGGTGCCTACCCCTCCCTGCGATGCCCTAATGTACAACAGGAGCTGTAAGAAAGAGGAGGCTTCGGGTTGCCTTCGATTGCGGTCGGCGTTATGTCGTCTTTTAT
Encoded here:
- the LOC137967703 gene encoding dnaJ homolog subfamily C member 1-like isoform X2; protein product: MSQKNDTFDFLVAVSEVLKDEEKRKRYDIILRDGLPDWRQPVFYYRRVRKMGLIEFMLLIFLILTIGHYIVAWSIYLEKKFELEELLFSKKKREDKKRNKNKLKAKLCDEDIPDLADMLVQEVGVSKPTLFDLLPFQVVNMLVKFCKSLPELYQALLDYWRERMKEKVENNEDDDEDEPEEQTARPRRRQRVNVPQDDEDDPSWEGAPVPNVINVNSDNFKQTCTVEKSGEWTDLDQSLLVRAMAKFPGGTPNRWEKIAVEIGRSVDEVTKQMKKTKQSYGAPVHSSNTGEGDLSTLVMNKKKAVVSDDCLDQADERYKFGSNTINQHNRTAKAKTATKNTAERPASQAAAGSAASVKSDKTTEAMGGMGKTVVGDNDSTVWSQNQQKQLELALQQYPKTVADRWTCIAQAVPGKTKEDCILRYKFLVECVRKKKQEGQK
- the LOC137967703 gene encoding dnaJ homolog subfamily C member 1-like isoform X3; translation: MSQKNDTFDFLVAVSEVLKDEEKRKRYDIILRDGLPDWRQPVFYYRRVRKMGLIEFMLLIFLILTIGHYIVAWSIYLEKKFELEELLFSKKKREDKKRNKNKLKAKLCDEDIPDLADMLVQEVGVSKPTLFDLLPFQVVNMLVKFCKSLPELYQALLDYWRERMKEKVENNEDDDEDEPEEQTARPRRRQRVNVPQDDEDDPSWEGAPVPNVINVNSDNFKQTCTVEKSGEWTDLDQSLLVRAMAKFPGGTPNRWEKIAVEIGRSVDEVTKQMKKTKQSYGAPVHSSNTEGDLSTLVMNKKKAVVSDDCLDQADERYKFGSNTINQHNRTAKAKTATKNTAERPASQAAAGSAASVKSDKTTEAMGGMGKTVVGDNDSTVWSQNQQKQLELALQQYPKTVADRWTCIAQAVPGKTKEDCILRYKFLVECVRKKKQEGQK
- the LOC137967703 gene encoding dnaJ homolog subfamily C member 1-like isoform X1; translated protein: MAAESDKCWILLISLIFSQSTGVHGWDSIDLELFDIVEEVKDNFYNILGLKQDASPADIRRAYRKLSLQLHPDKNKEPDAEMKFRQLVAVSEVLKDEEKRKRYDIILRDGLPDWRQPVFYYRRVRKMGLIEFMLLIFLILTIGHYIVAWSIYLEKKFELEELLFSKKKREDKKRNKNKLKAKLCDEDIPDLADMLVQEVGVSKPTLFDLLPFQVVNMLVKFCKSLPELYQALLDYWRERMKEKVENNEDDDEDEPEEQTARPRRRQRVNVPQDDEDDPSWEGAPVPNVINVNSDNFKQTCTVEKSGEWTDLDQSLLVRAMAKFPGGTPNRWEKIAVEIGRSVDEVTKQMKKTKQSYGAPVHSSNTGEGDLSTLVMNKKKAVVSDDCLDQADERYKFGSNTINQHNRTAKAKTATKNTAERPASQAAAGSAASVKSDKTTEAMGGMGKTVVGDNDSTVWSQNQQKQLELALQQYPKTVADRWTCIAQAVPGKTKEDCILRYKFLVECVRKKKQEGQK